From Amphiura filiformis chromosome 20, Afil_fr2py, whole genome shotgun sequence, a single genomic window includes:
- the LOC140141782 gene encoding neuropeptides capa receptor-like, with protein MASGADGDFELMTSDRPGPGYVEVNNTKLSNTSDTPSNVINIDSANAPMMLYSPTDKVLVTVIMPMIFTIGVLGNAAIIIAFFKCKYMRTVTNHYLVSLAFADMTFLLFAAPQFWIQYFTSPLVADSTYMSLVYCKLGYYFTDTGILASGLTVIIVTVERYLGTCWPFKFRRFSSKRRTIMICISLWIACAIYKIPVLYFGTKVKYSLTWDVDPIGLPPHMRPQSVQYCNYCFPKSEPNCNRYRKSLSFDQIILLSVIPLTCILYTLIVVELRRSANAKIIAEDKNAIRTKKQVVRMLIVTIALYAICITPFRVLNLFDIFGYNIPPKFIWILVNISRIMMYINSATNPFIYNVMSDKCRRAFRECFCFCIPGCEATRQFGTVSSARQVRMSRSTMRTALDNPDSDHNKANV; from the coding sequence ATGGCTTCAGGTGCAGACGGAGATTTTGAGCTAATGACCAGCGACAGGCCTGGTCCAGGTTATGTTGAAGTCAACAATACTAAACTAAGCAACACAAGTGATACACCAAGTAATGTGATCAACATCGATAGTGCCAATGCTCCCATGATGCTCTATTCCCCTACAGACAAGGTGCTGGTTACCGTCATAATGCCCATGATATTCACTATAGGCGTGCTTGGAAATGCCGCTATCATTATTgcatttttcaaatgtaaatacATGAGAACTGTTACGAATCATTACCTAGTAAGCCTCGCCTTTGCAGATATGACCTTTTTACTGTTCGCTGCTCCGCAATTTTGGATCCAGTATTTCACGTCACCTCTAGTAGCAGACAGTACTTATATGAGTTTAGTTTACTGCAAGCTAGGGTATTACTTCACCGATACGGGTATACTGGCATCAGGGTTAACTGTAATCATTGTAACAGTAGAACGCTACCTTGGAACCTGTTGGCCTTTTAAATTTCGCCGTTTCAGCTCCAAACGAAGAACGATTATGATATGCATATCTCTCTGGATCGCCTGTGCAATTTATAAAATCCCTGTCTTgtattttggtacaaaagtaaAGTATTCACTAACGTGGGATGTAGATCCAATTGGACTACCACCTCATATGCGACCTCAATCGGTACAATATTGCAATTATTGCTTTCCAAAGTCAGAACCTAACTGCAATCGTTATAGGAAGTCGCTGAGTTTCGATCAAATCATATTACTTTCCGTCATCCCGCTTACATGTATTTTGTACACTTTAATAGTGGTAGAACTTCGTCGTTCAGCAAATGCAAAAATCATAGCAGAGGACAAAAATGCTATCCGCACGAAGAAACAAGTTGTACGTATGCTCATTGTAACAATTGCACTATACGCCATTTGTATTACACCTTTTCGTGTTCTTAATCTTTTCGATATTTTTGGATACAATATACCACCTAAATTTATATGGATTCTTGTCAACATAAGTAGAATAATGATGTACATTAATTCGGCTACAAATCCATTCATATACAACGTCATGAGTGACAAATGTCGAAGAGCATTTCGGGAGtgcttttgtttttgtattccCGGATGTGAAGCAACTCGTCAATTCGGCACCGTCAGTTCAGCACGTCAAGTGCGCATGTCAAGATCTACAATGCGTACAGCGCTTGATAACCCGGATAGCGATCACAACAAAGCCAATGTTTAA